A genomic region of Elephas maximus indicus isolate mEleMax1 chromosome 10, mEleMax1 primary haplotype, whole genome shotgun sequence contains the following coding sequences:
- the CCNB1IP1 gene encoding E3 ubiquitin-protein ligase CCNB1IP1, protein MSLCEDMLLCNYRKCRLKLSGYAWVTACSHIFCDQHGSGEFSRSPAICPACNSTLSGKLDIVRTELSPSEEYKAMVLAGLRPEIVLDISSRALAFWTYQVHQERLYQEYNFSKAESHLKQMEKIYTQQIQSKDVELTSMKGEVTSMKKVLEEYKKKFSDISEKLMERNRQYQKLQGLYDSLRLRNITIANQEGTLEPSMIAQSGIFGFPLGNNSRFPLDNTPVRNRGGGDGDFQFRPFFVGSPTAPEPSNNFFSFASPSHELEQQQVSSRAFKVKRV, encoded by the exons ATGTCTTTGTGTGAAGACATGCTGCTTTGTAATTATCGGAAGTGTCGCCTTAAACTCTCTGGTTATGCGTGGGTCACTGCCTGCTCTCACATCTTCTGTGATCAGCATGGCAGTGGAGAGTTTAGTCGTTCACCAGCTATCTGCCCTGCCTGCAACAGTACCCTTTCTGGAAAGCTAGATATTGTCCGCACAGAACTCAGTCCATCAGAGGAATATAAGGCCATGGTGTTGGCAGGACTGCGACCAGAGATTGTATTGGACATTAGCTCCCGAGCGCTGGCCTTCTGGACATATCAG GTACATCAGGAACGTCTCTATCAAGAGTACAATTTCAGCAAGGCTGAGAGTCATCTGAAACAGATGGAGAAGATCTATACTCAGCAAATACAGAGCAAGGATGTAGAATTGACCTCTATGAAAGGGGAGGTAACTTCCATGAAGAAAGTGCTAGAAGAATACAAGAAAAAGTTCAGTGACATCTCTGAGAAACTTATGGAGCGCAATCGCCAGTATCAAAAACTCCAGGGCCTCTATGATAGCCTTAGGCTACGAAACATCACTATTGCTAACCAAGAAGGTACCCTGGAACCATCCATGATTGCACAGTCTGGTATTTTTGGCTTTCCATTAG ggaACAACTCCAGGTTTCCTTTGGACAATACACCAGTTCGAAATCGGGGTGGAGGAGATGGAGATTTTCAATTCAGACCATTTTTTGTGGGTTCTCCCACAGCACCTGAACCCAGCAACAACTTTTTTAGTTTTGCCTCTCCAAGTCATGAATTAGAGCAGCAGCAAGTCTCTAGTAGAGCCTTCAAAGTAAAGAGAGTTTAG